CACGCCGGCGGCGGCCTGCCGCCGGCCCTGGCGCCGGCGCTGGTGCTGGCGGCAGCCTGCATCGGATTCCTGCCGTTCAACTTCCCCAGGGCACGCATCTTCCTGGGCGATGTCGGCAGTGGCACGCTGGGCGTCGCGCTGGCCGTGGTCGTGCTGCTGCTGCTCCAGGGAGCCGGGCCGGGTCAGGCAGCGGGAATGCTTGTGCTGGCCGTCCTTCCGTTGTCGGCCTTCCTGATTGACGCGGCTTTGACGCTCGGCGGGCGCATGGTGCGTCGCGAGCAGTGGTGGACGCCCCACGTCAGCCATGCATACCAGCGCCTGGCGGGCCGGGTCGGGTCGCATGTCCCGGTGACGCTGGCCTATGCGGGGTGGACCATCCTCGTGGCCATCGTGGCGGGAGCGGCCTCTGCCGGCGGCTTCGCCGCTAGACTAGCGGTTTGCGCGGGCATCTTGGCCGCCGGAACCCTTGCATGGCGCGCCGCGCGTGGCGCGGGTGCACGAGAGCAGAAGGATAGGCCCAGAGGATGACCAGCCTGAACGACCGCATCCGGACCAGCCTGCCGCGGGCCTCGGTGGTGCTGCACGACGTGTTCATGGTCTGGCTGACCTGGGCTGGCCTGAACCACTTCCGCCAGTCGGCGATGGACCAGGTGTCGTCCACGCCGCTGCTGTCGCCGGAGATGCTGCTGATCCTGATCGTGCAGGGCCTGATCTTCTGGCAAGTCGGCCTGTATCGGGGCGTCTGGCGCTTCGCGAGCATCCCGGACCTGGTGAACATCGTGAAGGCCAGCCTGTTCGGCCTGCTCGCGATCCTGCCCCTGCTGTTCTTCGTGTTCGACCGCGCCGGACAGGTGCCGCGGACGGTGATGCTGGCCTATCCGGTCGTGCTGTCGGCGCTGCTGGGCATGCCGCGGCTGCTGTACCGGGCCTGGAAGGACCACGGCAACGAGCGCACCGACAAGGCGGCGCTGCGCGTGCTGATCCTGGGCGCGGGGCAGGCGGGCGAGGCGCTGGTGCGCGACCTGCGCAGGGTCGGTGCCTACCAGCCGGTCGGATTCCTGGACGACGCGGCCAAGCTGCGCGGCAGCCATGTGCAGGGCCTGCCGGTGCTCGGAAAGATCGAGGACGTGGGCGAGATCGCGCCGGAAACCGCGGCCCGCCTGCTGGTGATCGCGATGCCTTCGCTGGACGCGACCGCCATGCGCCGCGTGGTCGCGGCCTGCGAGCGCACCGGGCTGCCCTTCCGCACCGTGCCCCGCCTCAACGACCTGCTGGAAGGCCGCTCGCTGCCGGGCGAACTCAAGGAGGTCGCGATCGAGGACCTCCTCGGCCGCAAGCCGGTCACGCCGGACTGGAAGGCGATCCGCGGCTGGCTGGGTGGGCGCAGCGTGCTGGTCACCGGCGCCGGCGGCTCGATCGGGGCCGAACTGTGTCGCCAGTGCGCCCGCCACGGCGCGCGCCAGATCATCCTGATCGAGATCGACGAGCTGGCGCTGCTGACCATGCAGAACGAGCTGCGCCGGGACTTCCCGCAGATCGAGTGCCTGCCGGTGCTTGGCGACTGCGGCGATCCGGCGGTGATCCGCCACGCGCTGACGCTCTCACAGCCCGAGGCGGTGTTCCACGCCGCGGCCTACAAGCAGGTGCCCGTCCTCGAGGCGCAGCTGCGCGAGGCGGTGCGCAACAACGTGCTGGCCACCGCGACCGTTGCCCGCGAGGCGCAGGCGGCCGGCGTCGGCACCTTCGTGCTGATCTCGACCGACAAGGCCGTGGATCCGGTCAACGTGCTGGGCGCCAGCAAGCGCCTGGCGGAAATGGTCTGCCAGGCGATGAACGGGCTCGAGGGCACGCGCTTCGTGACCGTGCGCTTCGGCAACGTGCTCGATTCCGCCGGCAGCGTGGTGCCGCTGTTCCGCGCGCAGATCCGCAGCGGCGGGCCGGTCACGGTGACCGATCCGGAGGTCACCCGCTATTTCATGACCATCCCCGAGGCCTGCCAGCTGATCCTGCAGGCCGTGGCGATTGGCGCCCGGCAGGCGGTCTACACGCTGGACATGGGCGAACCGGTGTCGATCCGCCTGCTGGCGGAGCAGATGATCACCCTGGCGGGCAAGCAGCCGGGACGCGACATCGCGATCGTCTATACCGGCCTGCGCCCGGGCGAGAAGCTGCACGAAACCCTGTTCCACGCCGACGAACGCTACCGCCCGACGGCGCACCCGAAGATCCTCCAGGCGGAGGCGCGCGGCGTCTCCAGCGAACGGATCACCGCCGCCATGGCGCGCCTGCGCGACGCGGTGTCGAGCTACGACCTCGAAACCCTGGACCAGGCCCTGCGTGACGCCGTCCCGGAATTCGCGCCGCTGGTGCGCGATGACGAACCCGCAGCCGCCACGGTGGTCGCTTTTCCCGCAAGGAACGCCAGACGCACATGAACAGACGCATCCGCAAGGCGGTCTTCCCGGTCGCCGGACTCGGGACCCGCTTCCTCCCGGCCACCAAGACGGTGCCCAAGGAGATGCTGCCGATCGTCGACCGGCCGCTCATCCAGTACGCCGTGGACGAAGCAGTCGACGCCGGCTGCGACACGATGGTGTTCGTCACCAACCGCTACAAGCACGCGGTCGCCGACTATTTCGACAAGGCCTACGAGCTGGAGCAGAAGCTCGAGGCGGCCGGCAAGGTCGAGCTGCTCGAGGTGATCCGCAACGTGCTGCCGCCCAACGTGCGCGCCGTCTTCGTGACCCAGGCCGAGGCCCTGGGCCTGGGCCATGCGGTGCTCTGCGCGAAGCCGGTCGTGGGCGACGAGCCTTTCGCGGTGATCCTGCCCGACGACCTGATCTGGAACCGCGGCCCCGGTGCGCTGAGCCAGATGGCCGATGTCGCCGAAGCGACCGGTTCAAGCGTGATCGCCACCCAGGCGGTCGCACCTGAACAGGTCTCGAGCTACGGCATTGTCGCGACGGATGAATTCAGCGACCGCCGTGGGCGGATCACCGCGATCGTGGAGAAGCCCAGGCCGGGCGACGCGCCCAGCAACCTCGCCGTGGTCGGGCGCTATGTGCTGTCGCCGCGCATCTTCGCCCTGCTGGAGGCCACGGCTCCCGGCGCCGGTGGCGAGATCCAGCTGACCGACGCGATCTCGGCCCTGCTGGCCGAGGAACCGGTGCTCGCGTACCGCTTCCAGGGCACGCGATTCGACTGCGGGACCCACCTCGGCCTCATCGAGGCGACCATCCGCCATGCACTGGACCACGAGGCGCTCAGCGAGGCGGCACAGGGCTTCATGCGCGACGCGCTGGCTGAACTGGGCGTGGTCGACTCCTGATTGGTGCCATCGGTGGTCCGGGTGACATCCTGCGGAAAGCAGGGGTATATTCCGGAGGTCAGGAATGGGGTGAGAGGCCTCATGATCGCTTGACAGCACACCACCAAGGGAGAGACCGCTTCATGAAGCTTGCAACAACTTTCGCGGGCCTGACGCTCGCCATGGCCGCTGCATACAGCGTGCCCACTGCTGCCCAGGAACTGGAAATGCACTCCAACTCCTCGGCGCCTGCTGCGCGTTGCCAGGCCTCGCTGCCGATGTCGGAACTCGCGATCCGAAAGCGCCCGCTCACGATCCAGAATGACAGCGTCGACACCGGTGCGTGGGTCACCTGCGGCTTCGAGTTCGACTCCGGCTACGCGGCCGGCGGCATGGCGACACTGGTCGATGCCTACTTCACCAACTATTCCAGCACCGCGCAGACGTTGAACTGCTCGGGCGTCACCGGCTACGAAGGCGGCGAAAACGAGTACGTCGGTCTCACCCTCGAGCTGGCCCCCGGCGCCACCGGCGAAGACGCCAACCTGTTCTGGTACGCGGACGACTTCGAGGGCGGTGGCATGAGCACCGGCCTGGTCATGATCAACTGCTACCTGCCGCCGGGCGTGGGCATCAATGACAGCTACGTGTACTGGGTCGAAGAAGTAGCTCCGGTCTGAGTTCCTGTCGAAACGGGTGCCGGGAAACCGGCACCTTTTTTTTGCCCTCTGCGATCGCGCACACTGGGGCTTCGCAAATATCTCGGCTGTGCACATGAATCCAGGCACCAGACTTCCGCTCGTTGTCGCCGCCGTCGTGGTGGTGGCCGTCATCGCCGGCACGTTCATCCTGCGGCGTGGCGAGGCTCCCGGCCCCGCGAACGTCCCGCAGTCGATCGCAGTCGCTGCCGCGGATCCCGTGGCGCAGGCGCCCGCGCCGGCGAACCGGGATGCGCGGCCCGCACGCGCATCGGGCGAATCGCTCGAGCAGCAGGTCGCGACCCAGCTCGACCGTCGCGTCGAGTCACGGGCGCAGCACGCCGCGCGCACGCGTGAACTCAGGGAGCAGTCCGCCGCGCGCTATGCCAGCGAGCAGGTGGATGCGGCCTGGGCACCGCAGAAGGAGAGCCAGCTGACCGGGATCGCGTCCAACGAGGCGTTTGCGCAGGCCGGCGCCAAGCCAA
The sequence above is a segment of the Luteimonas sp. MC1750 genome. Coding sequences within it:
- a CDS encoding glycosyl transferase produces the protein MGGADWNGLLPWLAVVAAIAAAGAWLARAYALRRGLMDLPGERRSHSVPTPRGGGIGITLAWILSCGLFGVSGRIPIALALATAGASFLVAAAGYVDDHRPLSPWWRLAAHVGAGIVLAAGVLAVHGAPWLALAAIAAVPVLVNVWNFMDGIDGIAASQAALAALGLAGLAMLSPHAGGGLPPALAPALVLAAACIGFLPFNFPRARIFLGDVGSGTLGVALAVVVLLLLQGAGPGQAAGMLVLAVLPLSAFLIDAALTLGGRMVRREQWWTPHVSHAYQRLAGRVGSHVPVTLAYAGWTILVAIVAGAASAGGFAARLAVCAGILAAGTLAWRAARGAGAREQKDRPRG
- a CDS encoding nucleoside-diphosphate sugar epimerase/dehydratase, with amino-acid sequence MTSLNDRIRTSLPRASVVLHDVFMVWLTWAGLNHFRQSAMDQVSSTPLLSPEMLLILIVQGLIFWQVGLYRGVWRFASIPDLVNIVKASLFGLLAILPLLFFVFDRAGQVPRTVMLAYPVVLSALLGMPRLLYRAWKDHGNERTDKAALRVLILGAGQAGEALVRDLRRVGAYQPVGFLDDAAKLRGSHVQGLPVLGKIEDVGEIAPETAARLLVIAMPSLDATAMRRVVAACERTGLPFRTVPRLNDLLEGRSLPGELKEVAIEDLLGRKPVTPDWKAIRGWLGGRSVLVTGAGGSIGAELCRQCARHGARQIILIEIDELALLTMQNELRRDFPQIECLPVLGDCGDPAVIRHALTLSQPEAVFHAAAYKQVPVLEAQLREAVRNNVLATATVAREAQAAGVGTFVLISTDKAVDPVNVLGASKRLAEMVCQAMNGLEGTRFVTVRFGNVLDSAGSVVPLFRAQIRSGGPVTVTDPEVTRYFMTIPEACQLILQAVAIGARQAVYTLDMGEPVSIRLLAEQMITLAGKQPGRDIAIVYTGLRPGEKLHETLFHADERYRPTAHPKILQAEARGVSSERITAAMARLRDAVSSYDLETLDQALRDAVPEFAPLVRDDEPAAATVVAFPARNARRT
- the galU gene encoding UTP--glucose-1-phosphate uridylyltransferase GalU — translated: MNRRIRKAVFPVAGLGTRFLPATKTVPKEMLPIVDRPLIQYAVDEAVDAGCDTMVFVTNRYKHAVADYFDKAYELEQKLEAAGKVELLEVIRNVLPPNVRAVFVTQAEALGLGHAVLCAKPVVGDEPFAVILPDDLIWNRGPGALSQMADVAEATGSSVIATQAVAPEQVSSYGIVATDEFSDRRGRITAIVEKPRPGDAPSNLAVVGRYVLSPRIFALLEATAPGAGGEIQLTDAISALLAEEPVLAYRFQGTRFDCGTHLGLIEATIRHALDHEALSEAAQGFMRDALAELGVVDS